In Sphingomonas sp. JUb134, the sequence ATCACAGCTCCACTCCCTGCCCGACGGGCTGATTGACGTTGCGGGTCGCGTCCTTGGAACGACGGTTGACCTGGCGGCTGACGTTCTGGCGATGGCTGTCGGTGCGGTTGCGGTGCGTGAGCACGATCGCGCCGATCATGGCGACCAGCAGCACCAGCCCTGCGCCTTCGAAGACGTAGAGGTAGCGCGTGTAGAGCAGGTGACCGATCGCCTCGATGTTCGGGAGCGCGCCGTCGATCGGCGCGATGCGCCGGCCGAGCTCGATCCGGCCCGCCGACCAGGCGCCGACCGCGATCAGGATCTCGGCCACCAGCGCCACCGCGAGCACCAGGCCCAGCGGCAGGTAGCGGACGAAGCCCGCGCGCAGCTCCGCGAAGTCGATGTCGAGCATCATGACCACGAACAGGAACAGCACGGCGACCGCGCCCACATAGACGATGACGAGCAGCATCGCGATGAACTCGGCACCGACGAGCACCATCAGGCCGGCCGCGTTGAAGAACGCGAGGATCAGCCAGAGGACGGCGTGGACCGGGTTGCGCGACGTGATCGTCAGCGCCGCCGACACGATCACCACCGCGGCGAAGAGATAAAAGGCGAGTGTATGGATCACGGACGCGTTGGGCCCCCTGCCCTCCGTTCGCCCCGCGCGCTGCGCGAGGCCGGTTCACTTCTTGAGGAAGCAGCGCAGGGCCTCGACTGGCTCGGCCCGAACGGCATGAATTTCGAAGTCGCGCGCATTACCGGTACGGCGCGTCGCTCGCAAGGTTCGCGGCGATGGCGCGTTCCCAGCGGTCCCCGTTCGCGAGCAGCTTGTCCTTGTGGTAGATCAGCTCCTCGCGCGTCTCGGTCGCGAACTCGAAGTTGGGCCCCTCGACGACGGCGTCCACCGGGCATGCCTCCTGGCAGAGACCGCAGTAGATGCACTTGGTCATGTCGATGTCGTAGCGCGTGGTGCGGCGGCTGCCGTCCTCGCGCGGTTCGGCCTCGATCGTGATCGCCAGCGCCGGGCACACCGCCTCGCACAGCTTGCACGCGATGCAGCGCTCTTCGCCATTGGGATAGCGACGCAGCGCATGCTCACCGCGGAAGCGGGGCGAGAGCGGGTTCTTCTCGTACGGATAGTTGATCGTCGCCTTGGGCTTGAAGAAATAGCGCAAGGTCAGTGCGTGGGCCTTGATGAACTCCCACAGCGTGAACGATCGGATTACCTGTGCGACGCTCATGCGGGCACTCCAACGCGGTCGAGCATGAGATACCCCGACACCATGAACACGAACAACAGCGACAGCGGCAGGAAGATCTTCCAGCCAAGCCGCATCAGCTGGTCGTAACGGTACCGCGGCACCGTCGCGCGAACCCAGCTGAACACGAAGAAGAAGAACAGGATCTTGGCGAACAGCCAGATGATGCCCGGCACCATGTAGAGCGGCGCCCAATCGACCGGCGGCAGCCAGCCACCCCAGAACAGCGTCGCGTTGAGCGCGCACATCAGGAGGACGTTGGCATACTCACCCAGCCAGAACAGCGCGAACGCCATCGAGCTGTATTCCGTCTGGTAGCCGGCGACGAGCTCGGACTCCGCCTCGGTCAAGTCGAACGGTGCGCGCTGGGTCTCGGCCATGGACGAGATCAGGAACACGACGGCCATCGGGAACAGCAGCGGGTTGAAGCCGAAGCCGTTGATGAAGCCGAAGATGTGGCCCTTCTGCTCCGTCACGATGGTCGAGAGGTTGAACGACCCGGCCCAGAGCACGACCGCGATCAGCACGAAGCCGATCGCGACTTCGTACGACACCATCTGCGCGGCGCCGCGAAGCGCCGAGTAGAAGGGGTACTTCGAGTTGGACGCCCAGCCCGCGATGATGATGCCGTAGACGCCAAGCGACGAGGCCGCGAGCACGTAGAGCAGGCCGACGTTGATGTTCGAGAGGACCACGCCCTCCTGGAACGGCACCACCGCCCACACGATCAGCGCCACCGTGAAGGTGATGATCGGCGCGAGCAGGAACAGGCCCTTGTTCGCGCTGGTCGGGATGATGGTTTCCTGGAGGAACACCTTCAGGCCGTCGGCGAAGCTCTGCAGCAGGCCGAACGGGCCGACGACATTGGGGCCGCGACGCAGCGCCATCGCCGCCCAGATCTTGCGATCGGCGTAGATGATCATGGCGACGGCCAGCATCAGCGGCAGCGCGATCAGCAGGATCGAGACGACCGTGCCGACGAACCACGCCCAATCGTAGGGAAGCCCTACGGTATTCTGAAAGAACGAAGTCACTCCGCGGCCTCCGCGAAATCCTGGCCATGGACCAGTTCAGCCGAGCAGCGCTGCATTGTCGGGCTCGCGCGGCAGATGGCGTTGGTGAGATAGAAGTCGGCGATCGGATAGGTGACGCTGCCTTCGGCACGCGCGTCCAGCACCGGCGGGTTCCAGTCGTAGCGGACCAGACCCTCGGTGGCGAGCGCTGGCACTTCGGCGAACATCGCCGCGCGCAGCGCCTGGAACGTGTCGAACGGCAGGGTCGCGCCCAGCCGATCCGACAGCGCGCGCAGGATCGTCCAATCCTCGCGCGCGTCGCCCGGTGCGAACACCGCCGCGTCGCCACGCTGCACGCGCCCTTCCAGGTTCACATAGGTGCCTGCCTTTTCGGCGTAGCTGGCACCCGGCAGGATCACGTCCGCATGGTGCGCGCCCTTGTCGCCGTGGTGGCCGATGTAGACCTTGAAGCTGCCTGCGAAGGCCGAGAAGTCCACCTCGTCCGCGCCCAGGAAGAACACGAGCTTCGGATTGGCGGCGACGATATCGGCGATGCCACCCGGCTGCGCGAAGCCGAGCATCAGCCCGCCCATGCGTGCCGCCGCGGTGTGGACGACGTTGAAGCCGTTCCAGCCATCGCGAACCAGATTGCCGTCGGTGGCGAGCTTGAGCGCCGCCGCATGACCGTTCTTGAGCGCGCCCGGGCCGACGATGACCATCGGCCGCTCGGCCGCGTCCAGCGCCTCTGCGGCGCGGTCGGGAAGACCGCCCAGCAGCGACAGGTCCTCGCCCAGCCACTCGACCTTGTAGGTCAGGTCCGTCTCCGGCCCGATCGCGAACACGCGCGCGCCACGCTTGATCGCCTTGCGCACGCGGGTGTTCACCAGCGGCGCCTCATGGCGGAGGTCGGTGCCGACCAGCAGGATGGCGTCCGCCTGCTCGACACCGGCGATGGTGGTGTTGAACGCCACCGCGCCGAGGTTGGAGACGTCATAGGCCATGCCGGTCTGGCGGCCCTCGATCAGCGACGAGCCCAGGTTGCGGACCAGCGCCTTGGCGGCGAACATGGTCTCGCAATCGAGCAGGTCGCCCGCGATCGCGGCGACGCTGGAGCCGGCGTTGACGGCGGCGATCGCATCGAACGCCTCGTCCCACTCGACCGCGACCAGCTTGCCGTCGCGGCGCACGTACGGGCGGTCGAGCCGCTTGCGCACGAGACCGTCCACCGCGTGACGGGTCTTGTCGTGCGCCCACTCCTCGTTGACGTCCTCGTTGATGCGCGGCAGCGCGCGCAGCACCTGGCGACCGCGGCTGTCGAGCCGGATGTTGGTGCCAACCGCGTCCATCACGTCGATGGCGAGCGTCTTCTTGAGCTCCCAGGGACGCGCCTCGAACGCATAGGGCTTCGAGGTCAGCGCGCCGACCGGGCACAGGTCGACGACGTTGCCCGAGAGCTCGCTCGACACCGCGCGTTCGAGGTAGGAGGTGATCTGCATGTCCTCGCCGCGATAGATCGCGCCGATTTCCTCCACGCCCGCGACTTCCTCCGCAAAGCGGACGCAGCGCGTGCACTGGATGCAGCGGGTCATCACCGTTTTGACGATGGGCCCCATGTACTTCTCGGTCACGGCGCGCTTGTTCTCGTCATAGCGAGAAATGCCGCGGCCATAGGCGACCGACTGGTCCTGCAGGTCGCACTCGCCACCCTGATCGCAGATCGGGCAGTCGAGCGGATGGTTGATGAGCAGGAACTCCATCACGCCTTCGCGCGCGGCCTTCACCATTGCGCTGTCGGTGCGGACTTCCTGGCCGTCGGCGGCCGGAAGCGCACACGACGCCTGCGGCTTGGGCGGCCCGGGCTTCACCTCGACGAGGCACATGCGGCAGTTGCCGGCGATCGACAGGCGTTCGTGGTAGCAGAAGCGCGGGATTTCCTTGCCCGCGATCTCGCACGCCTGGAGCACCGTGGCGCCCTGGGGGACCTCTACTTCGATCCCGTCTACTTTGAGCTTCGGCATTACTCGGCAGCTTCCATCATCGGTTCCAGCCCGCCGCCGCGCTTCTCGAGGATGCGGCGTTCGATTTCGGGGCGGAAGTGTCGGATCAAGCCCTGGATCGGCCATGCCGCCGCGTCGCCGAGCGCGCAGATGGTATGGCCTTCGACCTGCTTGGTGACCTGTTGCAGCGTGTCGATCTCGGAAATGTCGGCGTCGCCGGTGCGTAGCCGCTCCATCACGCGCCACATCCAGCCCGTGCCCTCACGGCAGGGCGTGCACTGGCCGCAGCTCTCGTGCTTGTAGAAGTACGACAGGCGGCTGATCGCGCGGACGATGTCGGTGGACTTGTCCATGACGATGATCGCCGCGGTGCCGAGGCCCGAGCCGAGCGCCTTCAGGCCATCGAAGTCCATCGGCGCGTCCATGATCTGCGCCGCCGGCACCAGCGGCACGGACGAGCCGCCCGGGATCACCGCGAGCAGATTGTCCCACCCGCCGCGGATGCCGCCGCAATGCGTCTCGATCAGTTCGCGGAAGGAGATCGACATCGCCTCCTCCACCACGCACGGACGGTTCACATGGCCGCTGATCTGGAAGAGCTTGGTGCCCTTGTTGTTCTCGTTGCCGAAGCTGGAGAACCACTCGGGACCGCGCCGCAGGATCGTCGGCGCGACCGCGATCGACTCCACGTTGTTGACCGTGGTCGGGCAGCCATAGAGACCGGCCCCTGCCGGGAACGGCGGCTTCAGGCGCGGCTGGCCCTTCTTGCCTTCCAGACTTTCCAGCATCGCGGTCTCTTCGCCGCAGATGTAGGCGCCGGCGCCGCGGTGCACGAAGACGTCGAAGTCATAGCCCGAGCCGCAGGCGTTCTTGCCGACCAGGCCGCGGGCGTACGCCTCGGCCACGGCTGCGAACAGCGTCTCTGCCTCACGGATATATTCGCCGCGGATGTAGATGTAGGCGGCGCGCGCGCGCATCGCGAAGCCCGCGACCAGCGCGCCCTCGATCAGCTTGTGCGGATCGTGGCGGATGATCTCGCGGTCCTTGCACGAGCCGGGCTCGGACTCGTCGGCGTTGATGACCAGGAAGCTCGGCCGTTCCGGCGTCGGGTTCTTGGGCATGAAGCTCCACTTCATGCCGGTCGGGAAGCCTGCGCCCCCGCGCCCGCGCAGGCCCGACGCCTTGATGCGATCGATGATCACATCCGGGCCGAGCTGGAGCAGCGCCTTGGTGTTGTCCCAGTCGCCGCGCTTGATCGCTGCGTCCAGGTTCCACGGCTGGAAGCCGTAGACGTTGGTGAAGATACGGTCCTTGTCCGCGAGCACGGTCAGCGCCCCTTCCCGATAAGCTTTTCGGCCAGCAAATAGGCCACAACCGCCACGCCGATCGCGATCAGGACGCCGATCAGCTTCAGCGCCCCCACGAACAGCTGCAACAGCACCCAGAGCGCCACGAACCCGACGAGGATCGCCAGGATCAGGGATCCCAGCGCCTTCACGCCGCCGAACCCCATTCGCCGCGATAGTCGTGGTTCTCAGTCACCATCGCCTGGAGCGAGGTCGGCCCGCCTTCCGGCGCGCTCGCCTGACGCTCGATCTGCGGACCGGGCTTCGGGGTCTCACCCCGGGCCAGCGCGTCCAGGATCGCGACGGTCTTGTCGTAGTCGAGATCTTCGAAGTTATCGTCGTTGATCTGGACCATCGGCGCGTTGGCGCAGGTGCCCAGGCACTCGACCTCGGTCAGCGTGAACAGGCCGTCCGGCGTGGTCTTGCCCTTGGCGAGGCCGCGGTTCTTGCAGGCCGCGAGCACGTCGTCCGACCCGCGCAGCATGCACGGCGTCGTGCCGCAGACCTGCACATGGTAGCGGCCGACGGGCGCCAGGTTGAACATGGTGTAGAAGGTCGCGACCTCGAACACGCGGATATAGGCGACGCCGATCTCGCGCGCGACGAACTCGATCACCGGGACCGGCAGCCAGCCCCGGGTGTTCGTCTCCTCGCCGACCTGGCGCTGCGCCAGGTCGAGGAACGGGATCGAGGCCGACTGCTCGCGGCCCGCCGGATAGCGCGACAGGATCTCGCGCGCCTTTTCAGCGTTCTTCTCGTTCCACGCGAAACTGCCCCAGCGTGCGCGGGTCTCTGCCTCGTCCGGGATATGGGGTGCGTCAGCCATCAGCGGTCACATTCACCAAAAACAATGTCCATCGCGCCCAGGATGGCGGTCGTGTCGGCGAGCATGTGCCCCTTCGACATGAAGTCCATCGCCTGGAGGTGGCTGAACGCGGTCGGGCGGATCTTGCACCGGTACGGCTTGTTGGTGCCGTCGGAGACCAGATACACGCCGAACTCGCCCTTGGGGCTCTCGGTCGCGACATAGACTTCGCCGGCGGGCACGTGGAAGCCCTCGGTGAAATATTTGAAGTGGTGGATGAGCGCTTCCATCGAGCGCTTCATCTCGCCACGCTTCGGCGGCGCGACCTTACGGTCGAGGCTGAGCGTCGGGCCTTCCGGCATTTCG encodes:
- a CDS encoding NADH-quinone oxidoreductase subunit J; its protein translation is MIHTLAFYLFAAVVIVSAALTITSRNPVHAVLWLILAFFNAAGLMVLVGAEFIAMLLVIVYVGAVAVLFLFVVMMLDIDFAELRAGFVRYLPLGLVLAVALVAEILIAVGAWSAGRIELGRRIAPIDGALPNIEAIGHLLYTRYLYVFEGAGLVLLVAMIGAIVLTHRNRTDSHRQNVSRQVNRRSKDATRNVNQPVGQGVEL
- the nuoI gene encoding NADH-quinone oxidoreductase subunit NuoI gives rise to the protein MSVAQVIRSFTLWEFIKAHALTLRYFFKPKATINYPYEKNPLSPRFRGEHALRRYPNGEERCIACKLCEAVCPALAITIEAEPREDGSRRTTRYDIDMTKCIYCGLCQEACPVDAVVEGPNFEFATETREELIYHKDKLLANGDRWERAIAANLASDAPYR
- the nuoH gene encoding NADH-quinone oxidoreductase subunit NuoH, translated to MTSFFQNTVGLPYDWAWFVGTVVSILLIALPLMLAVAMIIYADRKIWAAMALRRGPNVVGPFGLLQSFADGLKVFLQETIIPTSANKGLFLLAPIITFTVALIVWAVVPFQEGVVLSNINVGLLYVLAASSLGVYGIIIAGWASNSKYPFYSALRGAAQMVSYEVAIGFVLIAVVLWAGSFNLSTIVTEQKGHIFGFINGFGFNPLLFPMAVVFLISSMAETQRAPFDLTEAESELVAGYQTEYSSMAFALFWLGEYANVLLMCALNATLFWGGWLPPVDWAPLYMVPGIIWLFAKILFFFFVFSWVRATVPRYRYDQLMRLGWKIFLPLSLLFVFMVSGYLMLDRVGVPA
- the nuoG gene encoding NADH-quinone oxidoreductase subunit NuoG, whose product is MPKLKVDGIEVEVPQGATVLQACEIAGKEIPRFCYHERLSIAGNCRMCLVEVKPGPPKPQASCALPAADGQEVRTDSAMVKAAREGVMEFLLINHPLDCPICDQGGECDLQDQSVAYGRGISRYDENKRAVTEKYMGPIVKTVMTRCIQCTRCVRFAEEVAGVEEIGAIYRGEDMQITSYLERAVSSELSGNVVDLCPVGALTSKPYAFEARPWELKKTLAIDVMDAVGTNIRLDSRGRQVLRALPRINEDVNEEWAHDKTRHAVDGLVRKRLDRPYVRRDGKLVAVEWDEAFDAIAAVNAGSSVAAIAGDLLDCETMFAAKALVRNLGSSLIEGRQTGMAYDVSNLGAVAFNTTIAGVEQADAILLVGTDLRHEAPLVNTRVRKAIKRGARVFAIGPETDLTYKVEWLGEDLSLLGGLPDRAAEALDAAERPMVIVGPGALKNGHAAALKLATDGNLVRDGWNGFNVVHTAAARMGGLMLGFAQPGGIADIVAANPKLVFFLGADEVDFSAFAGSFKVYIGHHGDKGAHHADVILPGASYAEKAGTYVNLEGRVQRGDAAVFAPGDAREDWTILRALSDRLGATLPFDTFQALRAAMFAEVPALATEGLVRYDWNPPVLDARAEGSVTYPIADFYLTNAICRASPTMQRCSAELVHGQDFAEAAE
- the nuoF gene encoding NADH-quinone oxidoreductase subunit NuoF; protein product: MLADKDRIFTNVYGFQPWNLDAAIKRGDWDNTKALLQLGPDVIIDRIKASGLRGRGGAGFPTGMKWSFMPKNPTPERPSFLVINADESEPGSCKDREIIRHDPHKLIEGALVAGFAMRARAAYIYIRGEYIREAETLFAAVAEAYARGLVGKNACGSGYDFDVFVHRGAGAYICGEETAMLESLEGKKGQPRLKPPFPAGAGLYGCPTTVNNVESIAVAPTILRRGPEWFSSFGNENNKGTKLFQISGHVNRPCVVEEAMSISFRELIETHCGGIRGGWDNLLAVIPGGSSVPLVPAAQIMDAPMDFDGLKALGSGLGTAAIIVMDKSTDIVRAISRLSYFYKHESCGQCTPCREGTGWMWRVMERLRTGDADISEIDTLQQVTKQVEGHTICALGDAAAWPIQGLIRHFRPEIERRILEKRGGGLEPMMEAAE
- a CDS encoding complex I 24 kDa subunit family protein; its protein translation is MADAPHIPDEAETRARWGSFAWNEKNAEKAREILSRYPAGREQSASIPFLDLAQRQVGEETNTRGWLPVPVIEFVAREIGVAYIRVFEVATFYTMFNLAPVGRYHVQVCGTTPCMLRGSDDVLAACKNRGLAKGKTTPDGLFTLTEVECLGTCANAPMVQINDDNFEDLDYDKTVAILDALARGETPKPGPQIERQASAPEGGPTSLQAMVTENHDYRGEWGSAA